Proteins co-encoded in one Haladaptatus sp. ZSTT2 genomic window:
- the polX gene encoding DNA polymerase/3'-5' exonuclease PolX: protein MSRNHEVAALFEEFADLLDAKGVEYKPRSYRRAAENIREHHRDIEVLAADGQDAVEEISGVGDAISSKVVEYFETGEIAELVELRAELPVNMAELTAVEGVGPKSVGKLYEALGITTLDELEEAAKAGKIQEISGFGAKTEENILENIPFARESQSRELLGEARPLAESILAYFEDVSEAEKWEVAGSLRRWKATIGDIDILAASDEPQAVIEAFTDWADVDDVIEAGTKKAAVRAGGLRIDLRVVDVADFGAALQYFTGSKAHNVHLRNIAIDQNLKMNEYGVFDVSAVDDPDAGQRVGERVAGETEESMYDALSVPWMPPELREDRGEIQAALDGDLPTLIDEDDIRGDLHLHTEWSDGNNTIEEMVEGAAAFGYDYLCISDHATGPGMVGGVGLEDDELLDQLSEIRTVAEDASIEVFAGVEANIDDEGGISIGEEVAAALDIVVASPHSNLDGDATDRLVAAVSNPHVAILGHPTGRLLNQRPGLEFDIEEIAKAAAAHDTALEINANPRRLDLSGSMVQQALKHGATISINTDAHRPENYELIRYGVHTARRGWAEADDVLNTWSADDVRDFFG, encoded by the coding sequence ATGAGCCGCAATCACGAAGTCGCCGCCCTGTTCGAGGAGTTCGCAGACTTACTCGACGCGAAAGGCGTCGAGTACAAGCCTCGCTCGTACCGGCGGGCGGCAGAGAACATCCGCGAACACCACCGCGACATCGAAGTGCTCGCGGCAGACGGCCAAGACGCAGTCGAGGAGATTTCGGGCGTCGGTGACGCCATCTCCTCGAAGGTGGTCGAGTACTTCGAAACCGGTGAGATTGCAGAGTTAGTCGAACTCAGAGCGGAGTTGCCGGTCAACATGGCCGAACTCACCGCCGTCGAAGGCGTCGGCCCGAAAAGTGTGGGAAAGCTCTACGAAGCGCTCGGCATCACGACGCTCGATGAGCTTGAGGAAGCCGCAAAAGCCGGAAAGATTCAGGAAATTTCCGGGTTCGGCGCGAAAACCGAGGAAAACATCCTCGAAAACATTCCGTTCGCCCGCGAATCGCAGAGCCGTGAACTGCTCGGAGAGGCGCGCCCACTCGCGGAGTCCATTCTCGCCTACTTCGAGGACGTTTCGGAAGCCGAGAAGTGGGAGGTTGCGGGATCGCTGCGCCGGTGGAAAGCCACTATTGGCGACATCGACATCCTCGCCGCGAGCGACGAGCCGCAAGCGGTCATCGAGGCGTTCACCGACTGGGCCGATGTAGACGACGTCATCGAAGCGGGCACGAAAAAGGCAGCCGTCCGCGCTGGCGGCCTCAGAATCGACCTCCGGGTCGTGGATGTCGCAGATTTCGGCGCGGCGCTCCAGTACTTCACCGGGAGCAAAGCCCACAACGTCCACCTCCGGAACATCGCCATTGACCAAAATCTGAAGATGAACGAGTACGGCGTCTTCGACGTTTCAGCGGTTGACGACCCGGACGCGGGCCAGCGTGTTGGTGAGCGCGTCGCGGGCGAGACAGAGGAGAGCATGTACGACGCCCTCTCGGTGCCGTGGATGCCGCCCGAACTCCGCGAAGACCGCGGCGAAATCCAAGCCGCACTCGACGGTGACCTGCCGACGCTCATCGACGAAGACGACATTCGCGGCGACCTCCACCTCCACACCGAGTGGTCTGACGGGAACAACACCATCGAAGAGATGGTCGAGGGCGCGGCCGCGTTCGGCTACGACTATCTCTGCATCTCAGACCACGCCACGGGGCCGGGAATGGTCGGCGGCGTTGGCTTAGAAGACGACGAACTACTCGACCAACTCTCGGAGATTCGAACCGTCGCAGAAGACGCCTCCATCGAGGTGTTCGCGGGGGTCGAAGCCAACATCGACGACGAGGGCGGCATCTCGATTGGCGAGGAAGTCGCAGCGGCACTCGACATCGTCGTCGCGTCGCCACACAGCAACTTAGACGGCGATGCAACGGACAGGCTCGTCGCGGCCGTTTCGAACCCACACGTGGCCATCCTCGGCCACCCGACCGGCCGCCTGCTCAATCAGCGCCCGGGTCTCGAATTCGATATCGAGGAAATTGCCAAAGCGGCTGCGGCACACGACACGGCGCTCGAAATCAACGCCAATCCCCGCCGTCTCGACCTCTCCGGGAGCATGGTTCAACAGGCGCTCAAACACGGCGCGACCATCTCCATCAACACCGACGCTCACCGACCCGAGAATTACGAACTCATCCGCTACGGCGTCCACACCGCTCGGCGCGGCTGGGCGGAAGCAGACGACGTGCTCAACACGTGGTCGGCCGACGACGTGCGCGACTTCTTTGGCTGA
- a CDS encoding DUF5788 family protein has product MKEFERKQRLERIEREGATVGADIPDRIVVQGEPLDLRSFVFEIKRLDTVPPGKQDEVDEAKKNLRRERNERRDRLEEGDISVEEADDLVSAIIGIDRALNALQQLGPANLEQQISAQQAADQKRWMNFLKQALGKQKSQGRGR; this is encoded by the coding sequence GTGAAAGAGTTCGAGCGAAAACAGCGCCTTGAACGCATCGAACGCGAAGGCGCGACGGTGGGTGCGGACATTCCAGACCGCATCGTGGTACAGGGAGAGCCGCTCGACCTGCGGTCGTTCGTCTTCGAAATCAAACGCCTCGACACGGTTCCGCCGGGAAAACAGGACGAGGTTGACGAAGCGAAAAAGAATCTCAGACGCGAGCGAAACGAGCGCCGAGACCGCCTCGAAGAGGGCGACATCTCGGTCGAGGAAGCAGACGACCTCGTGTCCGCGATTATTGGCATCGACCGGGCGCTGAACGCGCTCCAACAGCTCGGCCCGGCGAACTTAGAACAGCAGATATCGGCCCAACAAGCCGCAGACCAGAAACGCTGGATGAACTTCCTGAAACAGGCGCTTGGCAAGCAGAAAAGTCAGGGACGCGGTCGATGA
- a CDS encoding rhomboid family intramembrane serine protease — MATCDQCGRHENLPYNCRHCGGTYCSDHRLPENHHCPGLENWNDPQGIFASDFDDSVRNEGGRSQAVFNRVNVNTGTGGFLGYFRNNMTFVFLGLMWVWFIIEIAVFPLFVAPQNSPLWRAVFVLTPQHPEYVWTWVTSIFSHGGFTHIAINSIVLYFFGPIVERRVGSLKFSALFLGAGMIAGLSQIGAAILTGGAGGGGVVGASGAIAALMGVLTVLNPNLRIYLYFIIPMPLWAATALFAGYSVLVSASFGIGAGGVAQLAHLSGLGIGLIYGYLLKQRGERAPEQLQFGGGGRGGPGRRRGPF, encoded by the coding sequence ATGGCGACGTGTGACCAGTGTGGCAGACACGAGAATCTACCCTACAACTGCCGACACTGCGGTGGAACCTATTGTTCTGACCACCGACTACCCGAGAATCACCACTGCCCCGGGCTGGAAAACTGGAACGACCCGCAGGGCATCTTCGCGAGTGATTTCGACGACAGCGTCCGGAACGAAGGCGGCCGTTCGCAAGCCGTATTCAACCGCGTGAACGTGAACACCGGAACCGGCGGGTTCCTCGGCTACTTCCGCAACAACATGACCTTCGTCTTCCTCGGGCTGATGTGGGTCTGGTTCATCATCGAAATCGCTGTCTTCCCGTTGTTCGTTGCGCCCCAGAACTCCCCGCTGTGGCGAGCGGTGTTCGTCTTAACTCCGCAACATCCAGAGTACGTCTGGACGTGGGTCACGTCTATCTTCTCCCACGGCGGCTTCACCCACATCGCAATCAACAGCATCGTGCTGTACTTCTTCGGCCCGATTGTCGAACGCCGGGTCGGGTCGCTCAAGTTCAGCGCATTGTTCCTTGGCGCAGGGATGATTGCTGGCCTCTCCCAAATCGGCGCGGCGATTCTGACTGGTGGTGCTGGGGGCGGTGGCGTGGTTGGTGCGAGCGGCGCAATCGCCGCGCTCATGGGCGTCTTGACCGTGCTCAATCCCAACCTGCGCATCTACCTGTACTTCATCATCCCGATGCCGCTGTGGGCTGCGACGGCGCTGTTCGCCGGCTACTCGGTGCTCGTCTCCGCTTCCTTCGGTATCGGCGCAGGCGGTGTTGCCCAACTCGCTCACCTCTCCGGACTTGGCATCGGCCTCATCTACGGCTACCTGCTGAAACAGCGCGGTGAGCGCGCCCCCGAACAACTCCAGTTCGGCGGCGGTGGCCGCGGCGGCCCCGGACGGAGACGCGGCCCATTCTGA
- a CDS encoding endonuclease V translates to MTVKHPEFAPDPALSRAEMEHLQRELAEVAVFEDTVEIDPETALIAGVDQAFLDDETAVSAIVVMRGGEVVERTSAISPISIPYIPGLLAFREGGPILDAFETLETTPDLVMFDGSGRIHFRQAGIATHIGVMLDIPSIGVAKSLLCGNPKGSVSGREAGTRVPIEADDSVDAPTGEIIGYAVQTRQYPNSKQINPLYVSPGHRVSAATAATLVEATSTKYKLPEPTRLADTYAAEVKRTTDS, encoded by the coding sequence CTGACCGTGAAACATCCGGAGTTCGCGCCCGACCCGGCGCTCTCGCGTGCCGAGATGGAGCACCTTCAGCGCGAACTCGCAGAAGTCGCTGTGTTTGAAGATACTGTCGAAATCGACCCTGAAACCGCGCTCATCGCAGGCGTTGACCAAGCGTTTCTCGACGACGAGACCGCCGTGAGCGCCATCGTCGTCATGCGAGGTGGCGAGGTCGTAGAGCGCACGTCCGCCATCTCGCCGATTTCGATTCCGTACATTCCCGGCCTCCTTGCGTTCCGCGAGGGTGGGCCGATTCTCGATGCGTTCGAAACCCTCGAAACAACGCCCGACCTCGTTATGTTCGACGGCAGCGGGCGCATCCACTTCAGGCAGGCGGGCATCGCCACGCACATCGGCGTCATGCTCGACATTCCGTCGATTGGCGTGGCAAAGAGCCTGCTCTGTGGGAACCCTAAAGGCTCTGTTTCCGGCCGCGAGGCGGGCACGCGCGTCCCCATCGAAGCCGACGATTCCGTGGACGCACCCACCGGGGAGATAATTGGCTACGCCGTCCAAACGCGCCAGTACCCGAACTCGAAACAAATCAACCCACTCTACGTGAGTCCGGGCCACCGGGTGAGCGCAGCAACCGCCGCAACCCTCGTGGAAGCGACTTCAACAAAATACAAACTGCCAGAACCGACGCGGCTTGCCGACACCTACGCGGCAGAAGTGAAGCGAACCACTGACAGTTAA
- a CDS encoding SDR family oxidoreductase, giving the protein MTKTALITGCSSGIGRATVQEFLDTEWEVYATARDTADIEALADAGAHTAELDVTKGEDVARVVDRIIEEHGRIDCLVNNAGYGKLGPVEDITPAEAQQQFDVNVFGPHRLIRAVLPHMREEGEGKIINVSSVLGRISMPGTGVYSGSKFALEAMSDALRVEVEEFGIDVVLVEPGPVETKFSARVDDELNELDRSEAYATFYKLFDDTSLLGGGSIGAVTPERVAEDIIEAAFSPNPHSRYQVGKPAKYGEYARFIPASWIDFAYRQARRFL; this is encoded by the coding sequence ATGACGAAAACCGCCCTCATCACTGGTTGCTCGTCCGGCATCGGCCGTGCAACCGTCCAAGAATTTCTCGATACGGAGTGGGAAGTGTACGCGACCGCCCGCGACACCGCCGACATCGAAGCCCTCGCAGACGCCGGCGCGCACACCGCCGAGTTGGACGTGACCAAAGGCGAGGATGTAGCGCGCGTTGTCGACCGAATCATCGAGGAACACGGTCGCATCGACTGTCTCGTGAACAACGCTGGCTACGGCAAACTCGGCCCCGTCGAGGACATCACACCCGCAGAGGCCCAACAGCAGTTCGACGTGAACGTGTTCGGTCCACATCGCCTGATTCGCGCCGTCCTCCCGCACATGCGCGAGGAAGGCGAGGGGAAAATCATCAACGTCTCATCGGTGCTCGGACGCATCTCCATGCCCGGAACCGGCGTCTACAGCGGCTCTAAGTTCGCGCTCGAAGCCATGTCAGACGCCCTCCGCGTCGAAGTCGAGGAGTTCGGTATCGACGTGGTGCTCGTCGAACCCGGCCCGGTTGAAACGAAGTTCTCAGCTCGCGTGGATGACGAACTCAATGAACTCGACCGGTCTGAGGCGTACGCAACGTTCTACAAACTGTTCGACGACACGTCGCTGCTCGGTGGCGGAAGCATTGGTGCGGTCACCCCTGAGCGCGTCGCAGAAGACATCATCGAAGCCGCGTTCTCGCCGAATCCACACTCCCGCTATCAGGTCGGCAAACCGGCCAAATACGGCGAGTACGCCCGATTCATTCCTGCAAGTTGGATTGACTTCGCCTACCGGCAGGCGCGCCGGTTCCTCTAA
- a CDS encoding ArsA family ATPase: MSELTVEPVESIDDADVPVGVDAPKYVLYGGKGGVGKTTMAAATALASARDGTATLVVSTDPAHSLSDTFETQISPEPARIRDDVPLYGAEIDPDAAMEDGMFGAGGSMDGMGGLGELLPGDDEDENPLMGGTMPGADEAAAMRLLLQYMDDERFERVVIDTAPTGHTLRLLELPEVLDSMVGRFIKLRQRFSGMMEGLKGMFGDGQNPEEGIGDLEEFAARIERLRATLRDPAQTDFRIVMVPEEMSVVESQRLLSRLTEFKIPVSTVVVNQVMENLTDVTGIETDWFVSPNLDSCEFCQRRWKVQQNALTKAQDLFMGHTVKRVPLFADEVRGEQMLRVVAACLD; the protein is encoded by the coding sequence ATGAGTGAACTGACCGTCGAGCCGGTCGAATCAATCGACGACGCAGACGTTCCGGTCGGTGTTGACGCCCCGAAATACGTGTTGTACGGCGGCAAAGGCGGCGTCGGAAAGACGACGATGGCCGCGGCGACGGCCCTCGCGAGCGCCCGTGACGGCACTGCCACGCTCGTCGTTTCGACCGACCCGGCCCATTCGCTCTCGGACACGTTCGAGACGCAGATTTCTCCAGAGCCAGCCCGTATTCGTGACGACGTACCGCTCTACGGCGCGGAAATCGACCCCGATGCGGCGATGGAAGACGGCATGTTCGGCGCGGGTGGGAGCATGGACGGTATGGGCGGCCTCGGTGAACTGCTGCCTGGGGATGACGAGGATGAAAATCCGCTCATGGGCGGGACGATGCCCGGCGCAGACGAGGCGGCCGCGATGCGTCTCTTGCTCCAGTACATGGACGACGAGCGCTTCGAGCGCGTCGTCATCGACACCGCTCCCACGGGCCACACGCTGCGCCTACTCGAACTCCCCGAGGTGCTCGACTCGATGGTCGGGCGTTTCATCAAACTCCGCCAGCGCTTCAGCGGGATGATGGAGGGACTCAAAGGGATGTTCGGCGACGGCCAGAACCCGGAAGAAGGAATCGGCGACTTAGAGGAGTTCGCCGCCCGCATCGAACGCCTGCGTGCGACGCTGCGCGACCCCGCACAGACAGACTTCCGCATCGTCATGGTGCCGGAGGAGATGAGCGTCGTCGAATCCCAGCGCCTGCTCTCGCGGCTCACTGAGTTCAAAATCCCCGTCAGCACCGTCGTCGTGAATCAGGTGATGGAGAATCTGACGGACGTGACGGGCATCGAAACCGACTGGTTCGTCTCGCCAAACCTCGACTCCTGTGAGTTCTGCCAGCGCCGCTGGAAGGTCCAACAGAACGCGCTCACGAAGGCCCAAGACCTGTTCATGGGGCACACGGTAAAGCGCGTGCCGCTGTTCGCAGACGAAGTACGCGGAGAACAGATGTTGCGGGTCGTCGCCGCCTGCCTCGATTAG
- a CDS encoding pyridoxal phosphate-dependent aminotransferase codes for MDYETPLFFRVMQYAANADRDVIDMVSGNPDWGSPPALSQGLHDYADLGGDEFQYPPSEGLFELRQEIAARRDVSIDRIVVTNGAGEANYLAMAGALERDAGDEVILTDPVYPYYPGKTKMLGGRPKYVPADENGTLNPGAVREAASEETALIVVNTPNNPTGAVYDRESMAEFVAIAEEYDAILVSDEVYDEFDYSGTFTSALSFDSDHYVVTNAYSKSFAITGFRVGYAIFPEELVAGAKTRHMLVNVTGPRPSQYAVLQALRETPASYHAETRELLAERIETFTDALDEAGAAYNRPAGGFYVMARFDGFPGTLDNVFRLIDEAGVAGMPGEAFGESRGDWLRFALVTPRATEAATRLADYF; via the coding sequence ATGGACTACGAGACGCCGCTGTTCTTTCGCGTGATGCAGTACGCGGCGAACGCAGACCGAGACGTCATCGACATGGTGAGCGGAAATCCTGATTGGGGCTCGCCGCCTGCGCTGAGCCAGGGGTTGCACGACTACGCAGACCTCGGCGGTGACGAGTTCCAGTACCCGCCGAGCGAAGGACTGTTCGAACTCCGCCAGGAGATTGCGGCGCGCAGAGATGTGTCTATAGACCGTATCGTCGTCACGAACGGCGCGGGCGAGGCGAACTACCTCGCCATGGCGGGTGCGCTTGAGCGCGATGCCGGAGACGAAGTCATTCTGACTGACCCCGTCTACCCCTACTATCCGGGCAAGACGAAGATGCTCGGTGGGAGGCCGAAATACGTCCCTGCAGACGAAAACGGGACGCTCAACCCAGGGGCCGTGCGTGAAGCGGCGAGTGAGGAGACGGCACTCATCGTGGTGAACACGCCGAACAATCCGACGGGGGCCGTCTACGACCGTGAGTCGATGGCCGAGTTCGTCGCCATCGCAGAGGAGTACGACGCCATCCTCGTGAGCGACGAGGTGTACGACGAGTTCGACTACTCGGGGACGTTCACGAGCGCGCTCTCGTTCGACTCAGACCACTACGTCGTCACCAACGCCTACTCGAAGTCGTTCGCCATCACGGGATTTCGCGTGGGCTACGCCATCTTCCCCGAGGAATTGGTCGCCGGAGCGAAAACCCGCCACATGCTCGTGAACGTCACTGGGCCACGGCCCTCGCAGTACGCCGTGTTGCAGGCGCTTAGAGAGACGCCCGCGTCGTACCACGCAGAGACCCGTGAGCTGCTCGCTGAGCGTATCGAGACGTTCACCGACGCGCTGGACGAAGCCGGGGCTGCCTACAACCGACCTGCTGGTGGCTTCTACGTCATGGCGCGCTTCGACGGCTTCCCGGGGACGCTCGACAACGTCTTTCGCCTCATCGACGAGGCGGGCGTCGCGGGGATGCCCGGCGAAGCCTTCGGTGAGAGCAGAGGCGACTGGCTGCGCTTTGCGCTCGTGACGCCGCGCGCGACGGAGGCGGCCACCCGACTGGCCGACTACTTCTAG
- a CDS encoding CinA family protein — translation MTDDAIEVRVGDALRAQGETVAVAESCTGGLVGSLLTDVPGSSDYFDRSVVTYSYDAKRALLAVNRESLDEHGAVSDQVAREMARGVRDTADTTWGVATTGIAGPDGGTPEKPVGTVFIGVSFAGEWGTGTSETTVTRHQFEGTRTDIKRHIAHQALSDLLSAIEKRKTL, via the coding sequence ATGACCGATGACGCAATCGAGGTGCGCGTTGGCGATGCGCTGCGCGCACAGGGAGAAACCGTTGCCGTAGCCGAATCCTGTACCGGTGGGCTCGTTGGCTCGCTGCTCACCGACGTTCCCGGGTCGAGTGATTACTTCGACCGGAGCGTCGTCACCTACTCCTACGACGCGAAGCGTGCGCTCCTTGCGGTCAACCGCGAGTCGCTCGACGAACACGGCGCGGTGAGCGACCAGGTCGCCCGTGAGATGGCACGGGGCGTCCGCGACACCGCCGACACGACGTGGGGTGTGGCGACCACTGGAATCGCGGGGCCGGACGGTGGCACGCCCGAGAAACCCGTTGGAACGGTGTTCATCGGCGTCTCTTTTGCGGGGGAGTGGGGAACCGGAACCTCGGAAACCACCGTTACTCGCCACCAGTTCGAGGGAACACGCACAGACATCAAACGACACATCGCCCACCAAGCGCTCTCAGACCTACTCTCTGCGATAGAAAAACGGAAAACCTTGTAG
- a CDS encoding metal-dependent hydrolase, whose protein sequence is MNKRGHVLNALLLSIGLGYILHPSGDIETLRTIAEVSVPVVLGALFPDVDTDFGRHRKTLHNLLVLGVFAAWPTYFGNLHYVWIGILTHYILDILGSKRGIALFYPFEKEYNLPVGVPVSSRYADAVMLAVTAVELIGAAVIIYREPLSQIAFQSLGLI, encoded by the coding sequence ATGAACAAACGAGGCCACGTGCTGAACGCCCTGTTGTTGAGCATCGGACTGGGCTATATCCTCCATCCGAGCGGCGACATCGAGACGCTCCGAACGATTGCCGAAGTGAGTGTCCCCGTCGTGCTTGGTGCGCTCTTCCCCGACGTTGACACGGACTTTGGCCGCCACCGAAAAACGCTCCACAATCTGCTCGTCCTCGGCGTGTTCGCCGCGTGGCCGACCTACTTCGGGAACCTCCACTACGTCTGGATTGGTATTTTGACGCACTACATCCTCGACATCCTCGGGTCGAAACGCGGCATTGCGCTGTTCTATCCGTTCGAAAAGGAGTACAATCTGCCCGTCGGCGTGCCCGTGAGCAGCCGCTACGCGGATGCGGTGATGCTCGCGGTGACGGCAGTTGAACTCATCGGTGCAGCAGTCATCATCTACCGCGAACCGCTCTCCCAGATCGCCTTCCAGTCACTCGGCTTGATTTAG
- a CDS encoding PHP-associated domain-containing protein: MHVKILDEKVVARAKARGIDALVYAPHFTRLSTINARAAAFSDDDLLVIPGRELFTGDWKTRKHILALGLSEPVPDFITLDGAMTELARQNAAVLVPHPEFLTVSMEQPDIERFADRIHGVEAYNPKHWPHQNRRAKEIIRETGLSGFTSSYAHMRGTIGEAWTAFDERFETTADLVTALREGVPRRVMHRTGIGHRLRCLAEFAHLGYENSYGKIDRLFLSGTEPTHPDHIAYGGRFDDISVY, from the coding sequence ATGCACGTCAAAATCCTCGATGAGAAGGTCGTAGCCAGAGCCAAAGCGCGTGGAATCGACGCGCTCGTCTACGCGCCCCACTTCACGCGTCTTTCGACCATCAACGCGCGAGCGGCCGCCTTTTCAGACGACGACCTCCTCGTCATCCCCGGCCGCGAACTGTTCACCGGCGACTGGAAGACGCGAAAGCACATCCTCGCCCTCGGCCTTTCCGAACCCGTCCCGGATTTCATCACGCTCGACGGAGCGATGACCGAACTCGCCCGCCAGAACGCCGCGGTTCTCGTCCCACACCCGGAGTTTCTCACCGTCAGCATGGAGCAACCGGACATCGAACGCTTCGCAGACCGCATCCACGGCGTCGAAGCCTACAACCCGAAACACTGGCCCCACCAGAACCGACGGGCAAAAGAAATCATCCGCGAGACCGGACTGTCGGGGTTCACCTCGTCGTACGCCCACATGCGCGGCACCATCGGTGAGGCGTGGACGGCGTTCGACGAACGCTTCGAGACCACAGCTGACCTCGTCACCGCCCTCCGCGAGGGCGTTCCTCGCCGGGTGATGCATCGAACCGGTATCGGACACAGGCTGCGCTGTCTCGCTGAGTTCGCCCACCTCGGCTACGAGAATAGCTACGGGAAAATCGACCGCCTCTTTCTCTCCGGCACGGAGCCAACCCACCCAGACCACATCGCCTACGGCGGGCGGTTCGACGACATCAGCGTCTACTAA
- a CDS encoding DUF7565 family protein, translated as MSPWECAIEGCGNQFESVESAAVHQATDHTHHECQVCGTVMPDGYFAIKHAFEEHTRAEYVRAYGANAADVRRREKILEDIESEVDLNEVLARIEQAGHAV; from the coding sequence ATGTCACCTTGGGAGTGCGCCATCGAGGGCTGTGGTAACCAGTTCGAGAGCGTAGAAAGTGCGGCCGTCCATCAAGCAACCGACCACACACACCACGAATGTCAGGTGTGTGGCACGGTCATGCCGGACGGCTACTTCGCCATCAAACACGCGTTCGAGGAACACACACGCGCAGAGTACGTCCGCGCCTACGGCGCGAACGCCGCAGATGTACGCCGCCGTGAGAAGATTCTCGAAGATATCGAATCGGAAGTCGATTTAAACGAAGTGCTCGCACGCATCGAACAGGCTGGCCACGCCGTCTGA
- a CDS encoding transcription elongation factor Spt5: MPIYAVKTTASQERTVADMIINREEDEIHAALAPDSLTSYVMVEADNDAVIKRVLEEIPHARTIVPGESSIGEVEHFLSPKPDVEGIAEGDIVELIAGPFKGEKAQVQRIDEGKDQVTVELYEATVPIPVTVRGDQIRVLDSEER; encoded by the coding sequence ATGCCGATTTACGCCGTCAAGACGACAGCCAGCCAAGAGCGCACCGTCGCAGACATGATTATCAACCGCGAGGAGGACGAGATTCACGCCGCACTCGCCCCCGACTCGCTCACGAGCTACGTGATGGTCGAAGCCGACAACGACGCCGTCATCAAGCGCGTTTTAGAGGAGATCCCCCACGCGCGCACCATCGTCCCCGGTGAGAGTTCGATCGGTGAAGTCGAACACTTCCTCTCGCCAAAGCCCGACGTCGAAGGGATTGCAGAGGGCGACATCGTCGAACTCATCGCTGGGCCGTTCAAAGGCGAGAAGGCGCAGGTTCAACGCATCGACGAAGGCAAAGACCAGGTGACGGTCGAACTGTACGAAGCGACCGTTCCGATTCCGGTCACCGTGCGCGGCGACCAGATTCGCGTGCTCGACTCAGAAGAGCGATAA
- a CDS encoding protein translocase SEC61 complex subunit gamma, giving the protein MEVPFKLSSYTRVLKLASTPSREEFSQIAKIAGAGIVLVGLLGFVIFVIMSFVPGGA; this is encoded by the coding sequence ATGGAAGTTCCGTTTAAGCTCTCGTCATACACACGAGTGCTCAAGCTTGCGAGTACGCCATCGCGAGAGGAGTTCTCTCAGATTGCGAAGATTGCCGGAGCAGGCATCGTGTTAGTTGGGCTGCTCGGATTCGTCATCTTCGTAATCATGAGCTTCGTCCCGGGCGGTGCGTAA
- a CDS encoding helix-turn-helix transcriptional regulator — translation MDHPLADIEFLARSTNRVVVLDTLATRPCTRDELIDATGASRVTLGRILTDLQTRGWIRKDGNEYRATSIGRLVATQFNELIETTETANKLHDIIQWLPADEFDFPLTCLHDATIIRPSQSDPLAPIRWAATYLRQADEVEMLTHSVAAENLEANWQAVANGTQQLSAVLTRGVVETIREDAVLATQMAEMVETGNASIHEYDGDVPYVVMVTDHKTLLGVDDDQRMPRALIITEDEHVRAWASDTIAEYRRAATLVTPELFSVEG, via the coding sequence ATGGACCACCCGTTGGCGGACATCGAGTTCCTCGCCCGCTCCACCAACCGGGTTGTGGTTCTCGACACACTCGCGACGCGGCCGTGCACCCGAGACGAACTCATAGACGCGACCGGTGCTTCCCGAGTGACACTCGGTCGGATTCTCACAGACCTCCAGACGCGTGGTTGGATTCGCAAAGACGGAAACGAGTATCGCGCAACCTCGATTGGCCGGTTGGTCGCAACCCAGTTCAACGAACTCATCGAGACGACGGAGACCGCAAACAAGCTCCACGACATCATCCAGTGGCTCCCCGCAGACGAATTCGATTTTCCGCTCACGTGTCTCCACGACGCAACCATCATCCGTCCCTCACAGAGCGACCCGCTCGCGCCGATTCGCTGGGCAGCAACCTACCTGCGACAAGCAGACGAGGTCGAAATGCTCACACACTCGGTCGCAGCCGAGAATCTCGAAGCCAACTGGCAGGCCGTCGCCAACGGCACCCAGCAATTGAGCGCCGTGCTCACCCGGGGAGTGGTCGAAACGATTCGTGAAGACGCCGTCCTCGCCACCCAAATGGCAGAGATGGTCGAAACGGGCAACGCCTCCATCCACGAATACGACGGGGACGTCCCGTACGTCGTGATGGTCACCGACCACAAGACGTTGCTCGGGGTCGATGACGACCAGCGAATGCCACGTGCGCTCATCATCACCGAAGACGAACACGTTAGGGCGTGGGCGAGCGACACGATTGCCGAATATCGACGGGCTGCGACCCTTGTGACCCCCGAACTGTTCTCGGTTGAGGGGTGA